From the genome of Sphingobacterium sp. UGAL515B_05:
CCAAAGACCTCTTCCATATGCTAATATTAAATAGTTTCGATAGCTACTAAATGGTTTACTTTACGTACCATTCCAATAATTGATGGAGTAGCTTCAACTTCTACTGAGTGGTTGATTCTTTTCAAACCCAATGCCTCA
Proteins encoded in this window:
- the rpmD gene encoding 50S ribosomal protein L30; translated protein: MAKIKITQIKSVIDRSERQKKTIEALGLKRINHSVEVEATPSIIGMVRKVNHLVAIETI